Proteins from one Malaya genurostris strain Urasoe2022 chromosome 2, Malgen_1.1, whole genome shotgun sequence genomic window:
- the LOC131431385 gene encoding coatomer subunit gamma has protein sequence MSSFKRDKKEEEDAGNNPFQNLEKTAVLQETRMFNETPVNARKCTHILTKILYLINQGEQLGSREATECFFAMTKLFQSKDVIMRRMVYLGIKELSPIAEDVIIVTSSLTKDMTGKEDLYRAPAIRALCSITDSTMLQAVERYMKQCIVDRNASVSSGALVSSLHLANTASEVVKRWANEAQEALNSDNIMVQYHGLGLLYHIRKADRLAVTKLVNRLTKQNLKSPYAVCFLIRIACKIIEEEDAAGNSGAESPLFDFVESCLRNKSEMVVYEAAHAFVNLKRTNPRELSTAVSILQLFCGSSKATLRFAAVRTMNKVAMLHPPAVNVCNLDLEGLIADSNRSVATLAITTLLKTGAESSVERLMKQIATFVAEISDEFKVVVVQAIRALCSKFPRKHGVMMNFLSGMLREEGGLEYKTSIVDTIILIIEENPEAKESGLSHLCEFIEDCEHTSLAVRILHLLGKEGPYSKCPSRYIRFIYNRVILENATVRAAAVAAIAQFGASCADLLPNVLVLLNRCQMDTDDEVRDRATYYYSILSKSDPELNKSYVIDSGMVSLPLLEKSLKDHLNGPLTEKFDMSIVPKTQTVQPEITDEVMIMNNTIPKVPRITREEANTEKLLQIPGIHRLGALHKSSTPVQLTESETEYTVSCIKHCFDHHVVFQFDCVNTLSDQLLENVRVDLVLPDEYVTRAVIPCAKLPYGEKESTYVIVEFPPNRASSIAAFGATLRFVVKDCDPTTGLPDSDEGYDDEYMLEDIEITVADQIQKSKKQNFNAAWDGADTEEWVEAEETFVLATVSSLQEAVNTILKFLGLAPANLSEKVADGAHTHSLLCSGTFRGGVEILVRSKLVVSDGVTMHLTVRSTDSEVAELITSAVG, from the exons ATGAGCTCATTTAAGCGAGACAAGAAAGAGGAGGAGGATG CGGGTAACAATCCCtttcaaaatttggaaaaaactgCTGTGTTACAGGAAACCAGGATGTTCAACGAAACTCCGGTCAACGCCCGCAAGTGTACCCATATACTGACAAAAATTCTCTATCTCATCAATCAA GGCGAACAACTGGGCTCTCGAGAGGCAACCGAATGCTTCTTCGCTATGACCAAACTGTTCCAATCGAAAGATGTAATTATGCGTCGCATGGTTTATCTTGGTATTAAAGAACTCAGTCCGATAGCGGAAGATGTAATAATCGTAACCAGTTCATTAACCAAGGATATGACCGGTAAGGAGGATCTATACCGTGCCCCAGCGATTCGGGCTTTGTGCAGTATTACCGATAGCACAATGCTTCAGGCTGTCGAACGTTACATGAAACAGTGTATAGTGGATCGTAATGCATCGGTTTCAAGTGGAGCGCTGGTCAGTTCTCTGCATTTGGCAAACACTGCCAGTGAGGTGGTCAAGCGTTGGGCAAACGAGGCACAAGAGGCACTGAATAGTGACAACATTATGGTGCAGTATCATGGTCTGGGATTGTTGTATCACATCAGAAAGGCCGACCGGTTGGCCGTTACAAAGTTGGTAAATCGTTTAAccaaacaaaatttgaaaagcccataCGCAGTTTGTTTCCTGATTAGAATCGCTTGTAAAATAATAGAGGAAGAGGATGCTGCGGGCAATTCTGGTGCTGAATCACCACTGTTCGATTTTGTAGAGTCGTGCTTAAGAAACAAAAGCGAAATGGTGGTTTACGAGGCAGCTCATGCTTTCGTTAATCTCAAGAGAACTAACCCACGGGAACTCTCTACAGCTGTTAGTATTTTACAGTTGTTTTGTGGATCCTCAAAGGCCACTTTGAGATTTGCCGCTGTTCGTACGATGAACAAAGTTGCCATGCTTCACCCGCCGGCTGTTAACGTGTGCAACCTTGATTTGGAAGGCCTCATCGCTGATTCTAATCGTTCCGTAGCCACCTTAGCCATTACGACTCTGCTAAAAACCGGTGCCGAAAGCTCCGTAGAACGCCTAATGAAGCAGATTGCTACTTTCGTAGCAGAAATTTCGGACGAATTCAAGGTCGTTGTGGTACAAGCGATTCGCGCTCTTTGCTCTAAATTTCCTCGTAAGCACGGTGTTATGATGAATTTCCTTAGTGGGATGCTTCGCGAGGAAGGAGGTTTGGAATACAAAACATCTATTgtagatactattattttgattATTGAGGAAAATCCTGAGGCAAAAGAATCAGGCTTATCACATTTATGCGAATTCATCGAGGACTGCGAACACACTTCTCTGGCCGTAAGGATCTTGCATCTGCTTGGCAAAGAGGGTCCCTACTCCAAGTGTCCCTCGCGTTACATTCGGTTCATCTATAATCGTGTAATACTGGAGAATGCCACGGTTCGAGCTGCTGCCGTTGCTGCAATTGCTCAATTTGGAGCATCATGCGCGGATCTACTGCCCAATGTTCTTGTACTGCTGAACCGATGCCAGATGGACACCGACGATGAGGTTCGCGATCGAGCAACGTATTACTATTCCATTTTGAGTAAGTCCGATCCGGAGTTGAATAAGTCATACGTCATCGATAGTGGCATGGTATCTTTGCCACTGCTGGAGAAGTCTCTTAAGGATCATTTGAATGGTCCTCTCACAGAGAAGTTTGACATGTCGATTGTTCCGAAAACACAGACTGTGCAACCGGAGATCACCGATGAAGTTATGATCATGAATAACA CAATCCCGAAAGTCCCGCGTATAACACGCGAAGAAGCCAACACAGAAAAGCTTCTACAAATTCCTGGAATTCATCGACTTGGTGCTCTACACAAATCATCGACGCCAGTACAGCTCACCGAAAGCGAAACCGAATACACCGTATCATGCATTAAGCACTGTTTCGATCATCACGTCGTTTTCCAG TTCGATTGCGTCAACACACTATCGGATCAGCTGCTTGAAAATGTGCGTGTCGACTTGGTCCTACCGGACGAGTACGTTACGCGAGCTGTCATACCTTGCGCAAAACTTCCTTATGGTGAAAAGGAATCCACCTATGTCATCGTTGAGTTTCCGCCGAATCGAGCTAGTTCAATTG CTGCCTTTGGTGCCACTCTACGATTTGTCGTGAAGGATTGTGATCCAACAACCGGGTTGCCTGACTCGGACGAAGGTTATGACGACGAGTACATGTTGGAAGATATTGAAATCACCGTAGCCGATCAAATTCAGAAATCAAAGAAACAGAACTTCAATGCCGCTTGGGATGGTGCGGATACTGAAG AATGGGTCGAAGCGGAAGAAACATTCGTGCTTGCGACCGTCAGCAGTTTACAGGAAGCGGTGAACACTATTTTGAAATTCCTCGGTCTTGCCCCAGCCAATCTATCGGAGAAAGTGGCGGATGGTGCGCACACACACTCTTTGCTGTGCTCAG GCACATTCCGGGGCGGTGTCGAGATACTGGTCCGTTCGAAGTTGGTGGTGTCGGACGGTGTGACAATGCATTTGACAGTGCGATCGACGGACTCGGAAGTCGCGGAGTTAATTACGTCTGCTGTGGGCTAG